One Aegilops tauschii subsp. strangulata cultivar AL8/78 chromosome 7, Aet v6.0, whole genome shotgun sequence genomic window carries:
- the LOC109771963 gene encoding uncharacterized protein, with product MSSNASTYSNPFAVDPAEIRNINVQARVPVTLDASNSTYFAWKTYFTLPFRENNLVDHVDGTVDSRTMVADVEWTAIDATIIRWFFTTISKDLFHTVVSAGDDARALWVKLNGLFTDNQLQRRVFLLQEFFDCHQDEQSIDDYCRRLKTLADELRDIGAKVDDDLLLSTLTAGLNEDFGNAASNLTLMSEPSFPKFVAYLRLEERQMKGVKKRVQHHALAAGTSRGAPPPTAPPAPR from the coding sequence ATGTCTTCCAACGCCTCCACCTACTCCAACCCCTTCGCCGTCGACCCTGCCGAGATCCGCAACATCAACGTCCAAGCACGCGTCCCCGTGACCCTCGACGCCTCCAACTCCACGTACTTCGCGTGGAAGACGTACTTTACGCTGCCCTTCCGCGAGAACAATCTCGTGGATCACGTGGATGGCACCGTGGACTCCCGCACCATGGTGGCCGACGTCGAGTGGACCGCGATCGACGCCACGATCATCCGGTGGTTCTTCACCACCATCTCCAAGGACTTGTTCCACACGGTCGTGAGTGCCGGCGACGACGCCCGCGCCCTGTGGGTCAAGCTGAAcggcctcttcaccgacaacCAGCTTCAGCGCCGCGTTTTTTTGCTGCAGGAATTTTTTGACTGTCACCAGGATGAACAGTCTATTGATGACTACTGCCGCCGCCTGAAGACGTTGGCGGACGAGCTCCGTGACATTGGAGCCAAGGTGGACGACGACCTCCTCCTCAGCACGCTCACCGCCGGCCTCAACGAGGACTTCGGCAACGCCGCCTCTAACCTCACCTTGATGTCGGAGCCCTCCTTCCCCAAGTTTGTGGCGTACTTGAGGTTGGAGGAGCGCCAGATGAAGGGGGTCAAGAAGCGTGTGCAGCACCACGCCCTTGCCGCCGGCACCTCCCGCGGCGCCCCTCCACCGACCGCCCCACCCGCGCCGCGCTAG